From a single Paenibacillus sp. FSL R5-0345 genomic region:
- the argB gene encoding acetylglutamate kinase translates to MTLNSELELIDALDGSGLFVMKCGGSTLAALPDSFFEDLRDLQQEGIQPVIVHGGGPAISENLAKLGIESSFVNGLRVTTEAVLDVVEMTLAGSINKAIVRRIQGSGGLALGLSGIDGNMITARPVANSAEVGLVGEVTEVKAEIVTGIVGMGYIPVIAPIGVDAAGQRYNINADTAAGAVASYVESPQMIVVTDVPGIMSTVEGQKIVLPSVTVQEIEALIESGEIYGGMIPKVRAAIDCIQGSVSEVIIVDGKEPRVLSRVLQGEAIGTRIIRS, encoded by the coding sequence ATGACGCTAAATAGTGAGCTTGAACTCATAGATGCATTAGATGGTAGTGGATTGTTTGTGATGAAATGCGGCGGCAGTACGTTGGCTGCTCTTCCTGATTCTTTTTTCGAAGATTTACGAGATTTGCAGCAGGAAGGCATTCAGCCTGTAATTGTTCATGGCGGAGGGCCAGCCATTTCAGAGAATCTAGCAAAGCTGGGCATTGAAAGCAGCTTCGTGAACGGTCTGCGGGTAACCACCGAGGCAGTACTAGATGTCGTAGAGATGACGCTGGCAGGGAGCATCAACAAGGCAATTGTAAGGCGAATTCAAGGAAGTGGCGGTCTAGCTCTAGGGCTGTCCGGCATCGATGGAAATATGATTACTGCTAGACCCGTAGCTAATAGCGCTGAAGTAGGTTTGGTAGGAGAAGTAACGGAAGTAAAAGCTGAGATCGTAACTGGTATTGTTGGGATGGGCTATATTCCTGTCATTGCACCTATCGGTGTAGATGCTGCAGGTCAGCGCTACAATATTAACGCAGACACAGCAGCAGGAGCAGTCGCTTCTTATGTAGAGTCTCCCCAAATGATCGTGGTCACAGATGTGCCTGGCATTATGAGTACCGTGGAGGGTCAGAAAATTGTACTTCCATCCGTTACCGTACAGGAAATCGAAGCTTTAATTGAAAGTGGAGAAATCTACGGCGGCATGATCCCCAAAGTACGGGCAGCTATCGATTGCATTCAAGGCAGCGTTTCAGAGGTTATCATTGTGGATGGAAAAGAACCGCGGGTGCTTAGCCGAGTACTGCAAGGTGAAGCGATAGGCACACGTATTATTCGTTCGTAG